In Deinococcus sp. KNUC1210, a single genomic region encodes these proteins:
- a CDS encoding SET domain-containing protein-lysine N-methyltransferase: protein MFAARPHRQGERVMQTSGVHLDHQTEHSIQIGLHQHLEPSFPVRLINHSCVPNLGVRTTALGLPDFYALRDIQAGEELTFDYAMTELTHVPRDNPALEFSLHCHCGEPDCRGQLGYYSTLPEGQKRRYEGYISAYLLALEPRQPVSIMVGGLTEPTSK from the coding sequence GTGTTCGCGGCTCGTCCCCACCGGCAGGGCGAACGGGTGATGCAGACCAGCGGCGTACACCTGGATCACCAGACCGAACACTCGATTCAGATCGGCCTGCATCAGCACCTCGAACCGAGCTTTCCCGTGCGGCTGATCAACCATTCGTGTGTACCGAATCTGGGCGTGCGGACCACCGCCCTGGGTCTGCCCGACTTCTATGCCCTGCGCGACATTCAGGCAGGCGAGGAACTGACGTTCGACTATGCCATGACAGAACTGACCCACGTACCCCGCGACAATCCCGCCCTGGAATTCAGCCTGCACTGTCACTGCGGCGAGCCGGACTGCCGGGGGCAGCTCGGCTACTACTCGACCCTTCCGGAAGGCCAGAAACGCCGCTACGAAGGGTACATCTCGGCGTATCTGCTGGCGCTGGAGCCTCGTCAGCCGGTCTCGATCATGGTTGGTGGGTTGACCGAACCCACGTCCAAATGA
- a CDS encoding HAMP domain-containing protein: MSLLPRRGFIGLRVKLLIGFTLIFTLVFALTFGWFYWYSSREALAKIRTDLLNTVHGATLGIDGDDFARMSSGSLVKQASTVYPLYVQHQQWMRQIHDIEPHANPYTFISAGNGKKVLWIGDVFRVTHPDRATKFKEVYDASKTQLYGGLTRLTLNMHPYQDQWGTWVSAYQPLRDHTGRIVGALGIDFSATYLQEVQQQIRNTMFKVFFLTYAVLFLLVYLLSSSLTRPLARLTHSVQGVADGNYDQNFELFSRHRPRDEIDILGRVFGKMVEQVRQREQTLQRRVQELRIEIDETRKAKQVKEIVDTELFRDLKQKARTMRTRANQPTSPVSLVKNKDAQEPSQPESRSEQDRADDLHDSPGTAPALP; encoded by the coding sequence ATGAGCCTGCTGCCACGCCGGGGGTTCATCGGCCTGCGGGTCAAACTGCTGATCGGGTTCACGCTGATCTTTACGCTGGTCTTCGCGCTGACCTTCGGCTGGTTCTACTGGTACTCCTCGCGGGAGGCACTGGCGAAGATCCGCACCGACCTGCTGAACACCGTTCACGGCGCGACGCTTGGCATCGACGGCGACGATTTCGCCCGTATGAGCAGCGGATCGCTGGTCAAGCAGGCCAGCACCGTGTATCCGCTGTACGTGCAGCATCAGCAGTGGATGCGGCAGATTCACGACATCGAGCCGCACGCCAATCCGTATACCTTCATTTCGGCGGGAAACGGCAAGAAGGTGCTGTGGATCGGCGACGTCTTCCGGGTCACGCACCCCGACCGGGCGACCAAATTCAAAGAGGTCTACGACGCCAGCAAGACCCAGCTGTACGGCGGTCTGACCCGCCTGACCCTCAACATGCATCCCTACCAGGATCAGTGGGGAACGTGGGTTTCGGCGTATCAGCCGCTGCGCGACCACACCGGGCGCATCGTCGGAGCGCTGGGTATCGACTTCAGTGCCACCTACCTCCAGGAAGTGCAGCAACAGATCCGCAACACCATGTTCAAGGTCTTCTTTCTGACCTACGCGGTGCTGTTCCTGCTGGTCTATCTGCTCTCCTCCAGCCTGACCAGACCGCTGGCCCGCCTGACCCACTCGGTGCAGGGCGTGGCCGACGGCAACTACGATCAGAACTTCGAGCTGTTTTCGCGCCATCGCCCCAGAGACGAAATCGACATCCTGGGCCGGGTCTTCGGCAAGATGGTGGAGCAGGTCCGCCAGCGCGAACAGACGCTGCAGCGCCGGGTACAGGAACTGAGAATCGAGATCGACGAAACCCGGAAAGCCAAGCAGGTCAAGGAAATCGTGGACACCGAGCTGTTCCGCGACCTGAAACAGAAAGCCCGCACGATGCGCACCCGCGCCAATCAGCCCACCTCGCCCGTGAGTCTGGTGAAGAACAAAGACGCCCAGGAACCCTCGCAGCCGGAAAGCCGGAGCGAACAGGACCGGGCCGACGACCTGCACGACTCGCCCGGCACGGCCCCCGCTCTGCCCTGA
- a CDS encoding YHYH protein, with protein sequence MKRLTLMLTGVLLALTGCRSVITSAPTTGGSTGGTTTATTAGVLCDFKQSVYNGSASVKATSTAAWTCNSTSRMLSANGLPDHTVGTFPNVNNPNTISAQNVSATMTLTPVATSKATSLGGPAGTIGYALNGVKFDPGTGGNCNDSGSSCTQLGSAGQWRMEALGQTSFNFGVDDNNAHVQPGGVYHYHGMPEGLLTKLSGGKQAMTLVGWAADGFPVYARYGYSAAGDATSAIKVLKGSYKLKTTPDANRPATSLYPMGTFMQDYQYVAASGDLDECNGRTGVTPEFPGGTYYYAVTDTYPYIQRCVKGSVTANAAPMGLPPRN encoded by the coding sequence ATGAAGCGTTTGACTTTGATGCTGACGGGTGTGCTGCTGGCCCTCACAGGCTGCAGGAGCGTGATTACCAGTGCCCCGACGACGGGCGGCAGCACAGGTGGCACGACCACGGCGACCACGGCGGGCGTGCTGTGCGACTTCAAGCAGAGCGTGTACAACGGCAGCGCCTCGGTAAAGGCCACCAGCACCGCCGCCTGGACGTGCAATTCGACCTCGCGGATGCTGAGCGCCAACGGCCTGCCCGATCACACCGTCGGCACGTTTCCGAATGTGAACAACCCGAACACCATCTCTGCCCAGAATGTCTCTGCCACGATGACGCTGACGCCCGTGGCGACCAGCAAGGCGACCAGTCTGGGCGGCCCCGCCGGAACCATCGGCTACGCCCTGAACGGCGTGAAATTCGACCCCGGCACGGGCGGCAACTGCAACGACAGCGGCAGCAGTTGCACGCAGCTCGGCTCTGCCGGACAGTGGCGTATGGAGGCGCTGGGGCAGACCTCGTTCAATTTCGGGGTAGACGACAACAATGCCCATGTCCAGCCCGGCGGGGTGTACCACTATCACGGCATGCCCGAAGGCCTGCTGACCAAACTCAGCGGCGGCAAGCAGGCCATGACCCTGGTGGGCTGGGCTGCCGACGGATTTCCGGTCTATGCCCGCTACGGCTACAGTGCTGCTGGTGACGCGACCTCGGCGATCAAGGTGCTGAAGGGCAGTTACAAACTGAAAACCACCCCCGATGCCAACCGCCCCGCCACCTCCCTCTACCCGATGGGCACCTTCATGCAGGATTACCAGTATGTGGCGGCTTCGGGCGATCTGGACGAGTGCAATGGGCGTACCGGCGTCACCCCGGAATTTCCCGGCGGCACGTACTACTACGCCGTCACCGATACCTATCCGTATATTCAGCGGTGCGTCAAGGGCAGCGTGACGGCTAACGCAGCCCCGATGGGCCTGCCTCCCCGGAACTGA
- a CDS encoding HupE/UreJ family protein yields MQPRLPSLLLCALLLLWPSASAHLMVSQKGTLNLSGTGAYLLVSLPVSAFSGIDDDADGLLSSAELSLHTQSITGQLQAGLQLRDSQGARPLQGVMLTLSPSSGQEGQPADQLIVMGRYALSSGTQPLSLRAALWGRTEAERSLNLTITRALKQPELLILTPLHPQAGLYEPALKVVSSYLQLGIEHVLTGLDHLLFLLVVVTAGWGWRRLFTALTVFTLGHALSLIGVVFGGLSVPAGVVEPAIAATIVGLALFDWWAARQAHKPPLGARLALIFGCSLIHGLGLGGALAALGLNPAHQWLSLLGFNLGIETAQLGVSLLALAGLAAVRGLFGTPGLRAATALASVGAVLVGSAWFVQRVFLA; encoded by the coding sequence ATGCAGCCCCGCCTTCCGTCTCTGCTGCTGTGTGCCCTGCTGCTGCTGTGGCCCAGCGCCTCCGCGCATCTGATGGTGTCTCAGAAGGGGACGCTGAACCTGTCGGGAACGGGGGCCTATCTGCTGGTCTCCCTTCCGGTGTCGGCCTTTTCGGGCATCGACGATGACGCCGACGGCCTGCTGTCGTCCGCAGAACTCAGCCTGCACACCCAGAGCATCACCGGGCAGCTTCAGGCGGGGCTGCAACTGCGCGACTCGCAGGGCGCACGCCCTCTTCAGGGGGTGATGCTGACCCTCTCGCCCAGCTCCGGGCAGGAGGGTCAACCCGCCGATCAACTCATCGTGATGGGCCGTTACGCCCTGAGCAGCGGCACTCAGCCCCTGTCGTTGAGGGCCGCACTGTGGGGCCGCACCGAGGCCGAACGCTCGCTGAATCTCACCATCACGCGGGCGCTCAAGCAGCCGGAACTGCTGATCCTGACGCCGCTGCACCCGCAGGCGGGCCTGTATGAACCGGCGCTGAAGGTGGTCTCCTCTTACCTGCAACTGGGCATAGAGCATGTGCTGACCGGTCTCGATCACCTGCTGTTCCTGCTGGTGGTGGTCACGGCTGGCTGGGGCTGGCGACGCCTGTTCACGGCCCTGACGGTGTTCACACTCGGTCACGCGCTCAGCCTGATCGGTGTGGTCTTCGGGGGGCTGAGCGTTCCCGCTGGCGTCGTGGAACCGGCCATCGCCGCGACCATCGTGGGGCTGGCGCTGTTTGACTGGTGGGCGGCGCGGCAGGCCCACAAGCCCCCACTGGGAGCGCGGCTGGCGCTGATCTTCGGCTGCTCGCTGATTCACGGACTGGGGCTGGGCGGCGCACTGGCGGCACTGGGCCTCAACCCGGCGCATCAGTGGCTGAGCCTGCTGGGGTTCAATCTGGGCATCGAGACCGCGCAGTTGGGCGTAAGCTTGCTGGCACTGGCAGGGTTGGCAGCGGTGCGCGGCCTGTTCGGTACCCCCGGCCTGCGTGCGGCAACGGCCCTCGCCAGCGTGGGAGCGGTGCTGGTCGGCAGTGCGTGGTTCGTGCAGCGCGTCTTCCTGGCCTGA
- a CDS encoding response regulator: MPGELILIVEDDARIADLLERGLHSAEYRTERAGTGGRALELWRASRPNLILLDLMIPAPDGLEVLRRIRQESDVPVLILSARVEEIEPPAGAGTGGRRLHPQAVQPPRGAAAREDGAAPDAAGSAQSAGTPAGGGADPRSGRL; encoded by the coding sequence TTGCCCGGAGAACTCATTCTGATCGTAGAAGACGACGCCCGAATTGCCGATCTGCTGGAACGCGGCCTGCACAGCGCCGAGTACCGCACCGAACGGGCGGGCACCGGGGGCCGGGCGCTGGAACTGTGGCGGGCCAGCCGTCCGAACCTGATCCTGCTCGATCTGATGATTCCCGCTCCGGACGGTCTGGAGGTTCTGCGCCGCATCCGGCAGGAATCCGATGTTCCGGTGCTGATCCTGAGTGCCCGAGTGGAGGAAATAGAACCGCCTGCTGGGGCTGGAACTGGGGGCAGACGATTACATCCTCAAGCCGTTCAGCCCCCGCGAGGTGCTGCTGCGCGTGAAGATGGTGCTGCGCCGGATGCAGCCGGGTCAGCCCAGAGCGCGGGAACGCCTGCAGGTGGGGGCGCTGACCCTCGATCTGGACGCCTTTGA
- a CDS encoding winged helix-turn-helix domain-containing protein gives MGALTLDLDAFEARCGGQLLPLTRTHLHLLSRLAARPGRAYSRQELLDGLSDGLLDERTVDTHIRNLRVRLGACGGLLQTVRGVGYRLSVPPEET, from the coding sequence GTGGGGGCGCTGACCCTCGATCTGGACGCCTTTGAGGCCCGCTGCGGGGGGCAACTGCTGCCGCTGACCCGCACCCACCTGCATCTGCTGAGCAGGCTGGCGGCCCGTCCGGGGCGGGCGTATAGCCGTCAGGAACTGCTGGACGGCCTGAGTGACGGGCTGCTGGACGAGCGCACGGTGGACACCCATATCCGTAACCTGCGCGTGCGGCTGGGGGCATGCGGCGGCCTGTTGCAGACAGTGCGGGGCGTGGGCTACCGCCTGAGCGTGCCGCCCGAGGAGACCTGA
- a CDS encoding ATP-binding protein, translated as MVQVCQNDDLERIFQRLYRSDQARTRHQGSGSGLGLAIVRTLVEAQGGTVLASNHPQGGAVLRVRLPADAPGT; from the coding sequence ATGGTCCAGGTCTGCCAGAACGACGATCTGGAACGGATTTTCCAGCGGCTCTACCGCAGCGATCAGGCCCGCACCCGGCATCAGGGCAGCGGCAGCGGGCTGGGTCTGGCGATTGTCCGAACCCTGGTGGAGGCGCAGGGCGGAACGGTGCTGGCCTCCAACCATCCACAGGGCGGGGCCGTGTTGAGGGTGCGCTTGCCAGCAGACGCGCCGGGAACCTGA
- a CDS encoding phosphatidylglycerol lysyltransferase domain-containing protein, whose amino-acid sequence MTHMLTLSGVPGGCGVQQIGGVLMAAGEPLAPVWAWSAFASAVLTTARQLRAVPCFAPVGSEFAAVLRDLGLRSVRMGSTPYIHLHSWPQRGDAGAKIRHALNRAARDGVDVQERSPFRGKPTRRPPPNSTGHVKSRR is encoded by the coding sequence ATGACGCACATGCTCACGCTGTCCGGCGTGCCCGGCGGCTGCGGCGTGCAGCAGATCGGCGGCGTGCTGATGGCAGCGGGTGAACCGCTCGCGCCCGTGTGGGCCTGGAGTGCGTTCGCGTCGGCGGTGCTGACGACAGCCCGCCAGCTGAGGGCAGTTCCGTGTTTCGCACCCGTCGGCTCCGAATTCGCTGCGGTGCTGCGAGACCTCGGGCTGAGGTCTGTTCGGATGGGCAGCACGCCGTATATCCATCTGCACAGCTGGCCGCAGCGCGGCGACGCGGGCGCGAAGATCCGCCATGCCCTGAACCGGGCAGCGCGGGACGGCGTGGACGTTCAGGAGCGGTCGCCGTTTCGGGGGAAACCGACCCGACGCCCCCCGCCGAACAGCACTGGGCACGTGAAGTCGAGACGCTGA
- a CDS encoding phosphatidylglycerol lysyltransferase domain-containing protein, with amino-acid sequence MSARWLGEHKAPLPFHWIFEVQPLSHSHAKRYFEARQNGRLVGLVAASPLAGRDGWYLEDVLQDSRASASTGTALVATALSALRADGFRLATLGGIPLSAARGWEEAEVTPLERLAYAVRPLLSRVYSFEGLELFKRRFGPAHWENEHLVLPPGVLAWARGGAALGRLILRGH; translated from the coding sequence CTGAGTGCCCGCTGGCTCGGTGAACACAAGGCCCCCCTGCCGTTTCACTGGATCTTCGAGGTTCAGCCGCTGAGCCATTCTCACGCCAAGCGGTATTTCGAGGCACGCCAGAATGGGCGACTGGTGGGCCTCGTCGCAGCCAGTCCACTGGCGGGCCGCGACGGCTGGTATCTGGAGGACGTGCTTCAGGACAGCCGCGCTTCCGCCTCGACAGGCACGGCGCTGGTCGCCACGGCGCTCAGTGCGCTCCGAGCGGACGGCTTCAGGCTGGCGACCCTGGGCGGCATTCCCCTGTCGGCGGCGCGGGGCTGGGAAGAAGCCGAAGTGACGCCGCTGGAACGCCTCGCGTATGCCGTGCGTCCCCTGCTGTCGAGGGTGTATTCGTTCGAGGGTCTGGAGCTGTTCAAGCGGCGTTTCGGTCCAGCGCACTGGGAGAACGAGCATCTGGTGCTTCCGCCCGGCGTGCTGGCGTGGGCGAGGGGCGGGGCAGCGCTGGGCCGCCTGATCCTACGGGGGCACTGA
- a CDS encoding class I SAM-dependent methyltransferase — MPDLPSAAFRRQDETPDEQFYQQPRYVTHIDDGAIAAVTQLYREFFPAGGRILDLMSSWISHLPPEVTYSRVAGLGLNRAELDRNPRLSERVVQNLNTTPLLPFPDASFDAAGITVSVDYLTRPVEVLRDLGRVLVPGGPVVISFSNRCFPSKAVAIWHSLDDAGHLELVQHFLMEAGNWTDIMALDRSPRQSGRRTGDPLYAVIGRATG, encoded by the coding sequence ATGCCTGACCTGCCCAGCGCGGCCTTTCGCCGCCAGGACGAGACGCCTGACGAACAGTTCTATCAGCAGCCCAGATACGTCACCCATATCGACGACGGGGCCATTGCTGCCGTGACCCAGCTGTACCGGGAGTTCTTTCCGGCGGGTGGGCGCATCCTCGATCTGATGAGCAGCTGGATCAGCCATCTGCCGCCCGAGGTGACCTACAGCCGGGTGGCGGGCCTGGGTCTCAACCGCGCTGAACTGGACCGCAATCCCCGGCTGAGCGAGCGGGTGGTGCAGAACCTGAACACCACGCCGCTCCTGCCCTTTCCAGATGCCTCGTTCGATGCAGCGGGCATCACCGTTTCGGTCGATTATCTGACGCGTCCGGTCGAGGTGCTGCGCGATCTGGGGCGGGTGCTGGTGCCGGGTGGGCCGGTGGTGATCAGCTTTTCCAACCGCTGTTTTCCCAGCAAGGCAGTGGCGATCTGGCACTCGCTCGACGACGCAGGCCATCTGGAACTGGTGCAGCATTTTCTGATGGAGGCGGGGAACTGGACCGACATCATGGCGCTCGACCGCAGCCCACGGCAGTCCGGACGGCGCACCGGGGACCCGCTGTACGCCGTGATCGGACGCGCAACCGGCTGA
- a CDS encoding TetR/AcrR family transcriptional regulator — MPDPQNTLSTSDVRRETVIQSAVQVFAQAGYLGTPVSAVAEHARISPAYVFKLFPRKEELFVAALHRCFLLIQTALERGAAAAPQTPAAILEAMGAAYAALIADRSLLMLQVHAQSAASVPEIAAALRSGIGQITTFVKERSQAPDEAVQQFVAFGQLCHLITVAGLDDDSADWARLLSRGIQHF; from the coding sequence ATGCCCGATCCTCAGAACACCCTCTCCACTTCGGATGTCCGGCGCGAAACGGTCATTCAGAGCGCGGTTCAGGTGTTCGCGCAGGCCGGGTATCTCGGAACGCCCGTCAGTGCCGTTGCCGAGCATGCACGCATCTCGCCCGCCTATGTCTTCAAACTCTTTCCGCGCAAAGAAGAGCTGTTCGTCGCGGCGCTGCACCGCTGCTTTCTGCTGATCCAGACCGCTCTGGAACGCGGAGCCGCTGCCGCCCCGCAGACCCCGGCAGCCATTCTGGAAGCGATGGGCGCAGCATACGCGGCCCTGATCGCCGACCGGTCCCTGCTGATGCTTCAGGTGCACGCCCAGTCGGCGGCATCCGTCCCAGAGATCGCGGCGGCGCTGCGGTCCGGCATCGGTCAGATCACCACCTTCGTCAAGGAGCGCTCACAGGCACCCGATGAGGCGGTTCAGCAGTTCGTCGCCTTCGGCCAGCTGTGCCACCTCATCACGGTGGCCGGACTCGACGACGACAGCGCCGACTGGGCACGCCTGCTGAGTCGCGGCATCCAGCATTTCTGA
- a CDS encoding medium chain dehydrogenase/reductase family protein gives MTTSSHMPALTEVLLPGLVEPSGLQLQQRPIPAPGPGQALVRVEATGVSFAEQGMRRGRYPGQPKFPFVPGYDLVGTVLQVGPGTDQTLLGLRVAAATKTGGWATHALVPATDLVPVPASLDPAEAETVIVNGITAWQMLHRHARVQAGQTILVHGANGGVGSLLVQLARHAGLRVIGTAAPRHHAALRALGAEPLDYAAPDLDAQIRALAPEGMQAVFDHLGLDSARRSFRLLNRGGTLVVYGTAANLKASGSVLGLFARMIGQLLAWNVLPNGRRATFYDFWGGKTFTPATFRRHQHHDLGHVLDLLAQGTIRPQIAARFPLQEVSRAMELAESRTVLGKVILLP, from the coding sequence ATGACCACTTCCAGCCACATGCCCGCCCTCACCGAAGTCCTGCTGCCCGGCCTGGTCGAACCGTCCGGCCTCCAGCTTCAGCAGCGTCCCATTCCCGCTCCCGGCCCCGGCCAGGCGCTCGTGCGCGTCGAGGCGACGGGCGTTTCGTTTGCCGAGCAGGGAATGCGCCGGGGTCGCTACCCCGGTCAGCCGAAATTCCCATTCGTGCCCGGTTACGATCTCGTCGGCACCGTCCTTCAGGTCGGTCCCGGTACAGACCAGACCCTGCTCGGTCTGCGCGTCGCCGCAGCCACCAAGACGGGCGGGTGGGCCACGCACGCACTTGTTCCGGCCACCGACCTCGTGCCGGTTCCCGCCTCTCTCGACCCCGCCGAAGCCGAGACCGTCATCGTCAACGGCATTACCGCGTGGCAGATGCTGCACCGTCACGCCCGCGTCCAGGCCGGACAGACCATTCTGGTGCACGGTGCCAACGGCGGTGTCGGCAGCCTGCTGGTACAGCTTGCGCGGCACGCGGGCCTGCGGGTGATCGGGACGGCAGCTCCGCGCCATCACGCCGCCCTGAGAGCGCTGGGCGCAGAACCCCTGGATTACGCCGCTCCAGATCTGGACGCCCAGATCCGTGCGCTCGCACCCGAGGGGATGCAGGCCGTGTTCGATCATCTGGGCCTCGACAGTGCGCGGCGCTCGTTCCGGCTGCTGAACCGTGGCGGCACACTGGTGGTCTACGGCACCGCCGCCAATCTGAAGGCCAGTGGATCGGTGCTGGGCCTGTTCGCCAGGATGATCGGTCAGCTTCTGGCCTGGAACGTCCTGCCGAATGGCCGCCGGGCCACCTTCTACGATTTCTGGGGCGGCAAGACGTTCACGCCCGCCACCTTCCGCCGCCATCAGCACCACGATCTCGGGCACGTTCTGGACCTGCTGGCACAGGGAACAATCAGACCGCAGATCGCCGCCCGTTTTCCCCTCCAGGAGGTCAGCCGGGCCATGGAACTCGCGGAGTCGCGCACGGTGCTGGGCAAGGTGATTCTGCTGCCCTGA
- a CDS encoding M55 family metallopeptidase, giving the protein MTASARNVVISVDMEGVCGVSSWVQVSPPEFGGLVSGAEYERTRLRMTQEAVCGALGALDGGADEVLIADSHDTMRNLIPEALDIPEELQERVRFVSGGDRPLSMVQGVEEPGVAALLMIGYHARAGTPGAPLAHTWNGFVRDVRINGQATGEPGLNALVAGHYGVPVALISGDDVAVAQVQAELGPGVVGVAVKRGLGMFSAVHLHPRHAQRLIRSGAKAAVSRSLNEAAAPYRTAWPARVELAFDHQARAAACERVPGITRIDAVTVGYTSPDALHLFQTFRMLAKVAEVRLDG; this is encoded by the coding sequence ATGACGGCGAGCGCTAGGAACGTGGTGATCAGTGTCGATATGGAAGGTGTCTGCGGCGTGAGTTCCTGGGTGCAGGTCAGTCCACCGGAATTCGGAGGGCTGGTCAGCGGCGCGGAGTACGAGCGCACCCGGCTGCGAATGACACAGGAAGCGGTATGCGGCGCACTGGGAGCGCTGGACGGTGGAGCCGACGAGGTGCTGATCGCAGACTCGCACGACACCATGCGGAACCTGATTCCCGAGGCACTCGACATCCCGGAGGAGCTTCAGGAGCGGGTGCGCTTCGTCTCGGGTGGCGACCGGCCCCTGAGCATGGTGCAGGGCGTCGAGGAACCCGGCGTGGCCGCCCTGCTGATGATCGGCTACCATGCCCGCGCCGGCACTCCCGGAGCGCCACTGGCACACACCTGGAACGGCTTCGTGCGGGACGTGCGCATCAACGGGCAGGCCACCGGAGAGCCTGGACTCAATGCGCTGGTGGCGGGGCATTACGGTGTTCCGGTGGCCCTGATCAGCGGAGACGACGTGGCCGTGGCGCAGGTGCAGGCTGAACTGGGACCGGGCGTGGTGGGTGTGGCGGTCAAACGCGGCCTGGGGATGTTCAGCGCGGTGCATCTGCACCCACGGCACGCCCAGCGACTGATCCGGAGCGGCGCGAAAGCAGCGGTGAGCCGCAGCCTGAACGAAGCAGCCGCACCGTACCGCACGGCCTGGCCCGCCCGCGTCGAGCTGGCATTCGACCATCAGGCGCGGGCGGCTGCCTGCGAGCGTGTGCCCGGTATCACCCGCATCGATGCGGTCACGGTCGGCTATACCAGTCCAGACGCGCTGCATCTGTTTCAGACGTTCCGCATGCTGGCAAAAGTGGCCGAGGTGCGCCTCGACGGCTGA